A window from Enterocloster bolteae encodes these proteins:
- a CDS encoding DUF4259 domain-containing protein, translating into MGAWGIKALERDEGLDVLDILKNEYVPEHLVMDLGEMIELMKEEGMLGEDLSDIDFLYDNTAMALAELYFQWKDNSKLDYDHEEAIWDKVTGFTASKEALAFLLRQLTDIKNEVPDEDGIREIVDLWKNEDSGEIAPAWLEHLGWLIKRLISEQEV; encoded by the coding sequence ATGGGAGCATGGGGCATAAAAGCATTAGAGCGTGACGAAGGGTTGGATGTACTGGACATCCTCAAAAATGAATATGTACCGGAGCATCTGGTAATGGATCTGGGTGAGATGATCGAACTGATGAAAGAGGAAGGTATGTTGGGAGAAGATCTCTCCGACATCGACTTTCTCTATGATAACACCGCTATGGCTCTGGCGGAGCTGTATTTCCAATGGAAGGATAACAGCAAGCTGGACTACGATCATGAAGAAGCTATATGGGATAAAGTCACCGGTTTCACAGCATCCAAAGAAGCCCTTGCCTTCCTGCTGCGGCAGCTCACCGACATCAAAAACGAGGTGCCGGACGAGGACGGCATCCGTGAGATTGTGGATCTTTGGAAGAACGAGGACAGCGGTGAGATCGCTCCTGCGTGGTTGGAACATTTGGGCTGGCTCATCAAGCGACTGATCTCAGAACAGGAGGTGTGA
- a CDS encoding SMI1/KNR4 family protein: MVQAWRKVDFGTGTVTFLDDTQKEDMLQVEYPNGFLLDMGWYQDRYIISIIHNFDWTHPVKRYETADGNQLPALLTEAVRFVEKKSRTAEREKSEVNMMQVRKLEGYRDKIKAAYEASAFTKGTRPEPEDAVKRFESRYTPIPAEYRWLLLNFGGCYLAEPWIFTLKELEEAYPIFQEAYEDYMSEYDHGPTFPIGGLGDGSIVFIDLESGRVRGYNRDYADLEEIAENFSSLLLGLVEQALELGNLCKEL; this comes from the coding sequence ATGGTTCAAGCGTGGCGCAAGGTGGATTTTGGCACTGGAACAGTCACCTTTTTGGATGACACACAAAAAGAAGATATGCTGCAAGTGGAATATCCAAACGGATTTTTGTTGGATATGGGCTGGTATCAGGACAGATACATCATTTCTATCATTCATAATTTTGATTGGACGCATCCAGTCAAGCGGTATGAAACGGCAGACGGAAATCAGCTTCCCGCGCTGTTGACAGAGGCAGTTCGCTTTGTAGAAAAGAAATCGCGGACTGCCGAACGGGAGAAATCAGAGGTGAACATGATGCAGGTAAGAAAATTGGAGGGATACCGTGACAAAATCAAGGCCGCTTATGAAGCAAGTGCCTTCACAAAGGGTACCCGCCCAGAACCGGAGGATGCTGTGAAACGATTTGAAAGCAGGTATACTCCCATCCCAGCAGAGTACCGCTGGCTGCTTTTGAACTTCGGCGGCTGCTATTTGGCGGAGCCGTGGATCTTCACACTGAAAGAGTTGGAAGAAGCCTACCCGATTTTTCAAGAGGCTTATGAGGATTACATGAGCGAATATGACCACGGCCCCACCTTTCCAATCGGAGGCTTGGGTGACGGGAGTATCGTATTTATCGACTTGGAGAGCGGCAGAGTCCGGGGCTATAACCGTGACTATGCCGATCTGGAGGAGATTGCCGAGAATTTTTCCAGCCTGCTCCTGGGCCTTGTGGAACAGGCATTGGAACTGGGAAACCTGTGCAAAGAATTGTGA
- a CDS encoding DUF6966 domain-containing protein produces the protein MKQTDIYTEALTCLRSILLADHPEFQNWIDWLERDIEDWTQRREVAHHLRAYGGMGSFNDLPSMRGNHDYIFGFLKSVCYAFGHLYGKREGISPEALMEECLHDVEQAAYHSYKALNQAIAQHLMQGDLQENLDRL, from the coding sequence ATGAAACAGACAGATATTTATACCGAAGCTCTGACCTGTCTGCGCTCCATCCTTCTGGCAGACCATCCAGAGTTCCAAAACTGGATTGACTGGCTGGAACGGGATATTGAGGACTGGACCCAGCGGCGGGAGGTCGCCCACCACCTTCGGGCTTATGGCGGCATGGGCTCGTTCAATGACCTGCCCAGTATGCGTGGAAATCACGACTACATTTTCGGCTTTCTCAAGTCCGTGTGCTATGCCTTCGGCCATCTTTATGGCAAACGGGAAGGCATTTCTCCGGAGGCACTGATGGAGGAGTGCCTGCACGATGTAGAGCAGGCAGCCTATCACTCATATAAGGCACTGAACCAAGCCATTGCCCAGCACTTGATGCAGGGCGATTTGCAAGAGAATCTGGATCGGCTGTAG
- a CDS encoding DUF4241 domain-containing protein — protein sequence MAEKELALCDECGSLFFKGSSQMMGLCPECAHILYGYPNCDHHFQDGRCVNCYWDGSESVYIKKLNQQEETDMPTTEWLNKYESIKDKLTCKVDLEAHFTEKVIGNMAVDVLDIGTVHFPTGQIFACDPLVELEDTLPFLQTIPAGTYPVKICVVPSEQYGDRYACVKVEVSREKPVRYELGMVGNENLDAALGDDDYFGFGVDAGMGCIADIQTQAAFKTYWAKRLEEDPDIDPYNDLFCDLLEENAQAHPKYQGDCGDWLNWTVPDTDCNLPIFSSGWGDGYYPVYFGYDAKGEVCAVYVRFIDIEASYREQD from the coding sequence ATGGCAGAAAAAGAACTGGCCCTTTGTGATGAGTGCGGCAGCCTGTTTTTCAAAGGCTCCTCACAGATGATGGGGCTGTGCCCGGAATGTGCCCATATTCTCTATGGCTACCCGAATTGTGACCATCATTTTCAGGATGGCCGGTGTGTGAACTGCTATTGGGACGGCTCGGAGAGTGTGTACATCAAGAAACTGAATCAACAGGAGGAAACTGATATGCCTACGACCGAATGGCTGAACAAATACGAATCCATCAAGGATAAACTGACCTGCAAAGTTGACTTGGAGGCCCATTTTACAGAAAAAGTGATTGGGAATATGGCGGTGGATGTGCTGGACATCGGCACCGTCCATTTCCCCACCGGGCAAATCTTCGCCTGTGATCCGCTGGTGGAGCTGGAGGACACTCTGCCCTTCCTTCAAACGATCCCCGCCGGAACTTATCCCGTGAAAATCTGCGTGGTGCCCAGCGAACAATACGGCGACCGCTACGCCTGCGTCAAGGTGGAGGTCAGCCGGGAAAAGCCTGTCCGCTATGAGCTGGGCATGGTGGGCAACGAGAATCTGGACGCGGCACTGGGAGATGATGACTACTTCGGTTTCGGCGTAGATGCCGGAATGGGGTGTATTGCAGACATCCAGACCCAGGCGGCTTTCAAAACATACTGGGCCAAGCGGCTGGAGGAGGACCCGGACATCGACCCCTACAACGACCTGTTCTGCGACTTACTGGAGGAAAACGCCCAAGCCCACCCCAAATATCAGGGGGACTGCGGCGACTGGCTCAACTGGACCGTGCCGGACACGGACTGCAACCTGCCCATCTTCTCCTCTGGCTGGGGTGACGGTTACTATCCCGTCTACTTCGGCTATGACGCAAAGGGCGAAGTCTGCGCCGTGTATGTGCGCTTCATCGACATTGAAGCCAGTTATCGAGAGCAGGATTAA
- a CDS encoding DUF5713 family protein — MKAFDPNYKLLDEMYQDDYYPAFLVNKVKDELQKVIDLLESGETDTDAVQETLDEAVCGINDLQEEFDENDSEIETVARECIAATVAYILEWFGIPIDTEEAIRERDW; from the coding sequence ATGAAAGCATTTGACCCGAATTACAAACTGCTGGACGAAATGTATCAGGACGATTACTATCCTGCTTTTCTGGTGAACAAGGTAAAGGACGAGCTTCAGAAGGTCATCGACCTGTTGGAGAGCGGCGAAACCGACACCGATGCGGTGCAGGAAACGCTGGACGAGGCGGTCTGCGGCATCAACGATCTTCAGGAGGAATTTGACGAGAACGACAGCGAGATCGAAACGGTGGCGCGGGAATGTATTGCGGCAACCGTGGCCTACATTCTGGAGTGGTTTGGCATCCCCATTGACACTGAGGAGGCCATCCGGGAACGGGACTGGTGA
- a CDS encoding DKNYY domain-containing protein: MKQDFTIWRNQILQNPWDISPLKFGMSQDEIMEVFGKPDAVSTMRSGGKPLILKYCDIELHFDRKAPHGLYLVYSDDEIELSITAEHEETLQPITNTEPVDNEFFFQDGAVYFSGLYENGLLKGVAPKDFCCWHYWGKSSTACFLGGIRLRGADPASFRVLNYAYAMDKTAVYTTSGRIPDAELAAFQVLDKGQNDSGAPQGYAKDSRQVYFHNGDGKVKIIKGAEVSSFRSLGDTYFARDEKRIYAYGKQLSKADLTAWELLSHWYSRDARRVYYLNREIKGADRDSFTVCTPVDAALLADHLARDKDHFYQNDEIMEETQWLEQLRKMTQEP, from the coding sequence ATGAAACAGGACTTTACGATTTGGCGCAATCAAATATTGCAGAATCCGTGGGACATTTCACCGCTGAAATTCGGAATGTCACAGGATGAGATCATGGAGGTATTTGGCAAGCCCGATGCCGTTTCCACCATGAGAAGCGGCGGAAAGCCTTTGATACTCAAATATTGTGACATTGAACTGCATTTCGATAGAAAAGCCCCTCATGGGCTCTACTTAGTTTACAGCGACGATGAGATCGAGTTGAGCATCACAGCCGAGCACGAAGAAACGCTGCAACCAATCACCAACACAGAGCCGGTGGACAATGAGTTTTTCTTTCAAGATGGAGCGGTCTATTTCTCCGGCTTATATGAAAACGGTCTGCTCAAAGGTGTTGCGCCCAAAGACTTTTGCTGCTGGCATTACTGGGGCAAATCCTCTACGGCCTGCTTTCTTGGCGGGATTCGCCTTCGTGGAGCAGATCCGGCATCGTTTCGGGTGTTAAACTATGCCTATGCGATGGACAAAACAGCCGTCTACACCACCAGCGGGAGAATCCCAGATGCAGAGCTGGCAGCCTTCCAGGTGTTGGACAAGGGCCAGAACGATTCAGGCGCGCCCCAGGGATATGCAAAGGACAGCCGGCAGGTCTACTTCCACAACGGGGACGGCAAGGTGAAGATCATCAAGGGCGCGGAGGTCTCCTCTTTCCGCTCGTTGGGTGATACCTATTTTGCCAGGGATGAGAAACGGATCTATGCCTACGGGAAGCAACTCTCAAAAGCGGATCTGACCGCATGGGAATTGCTCAGTCACTGGTATTCCCGCGATGCCAGGCGGGTGTACTACCTCAACCGGGAGATCAAGGGCGCGGATCGGGACAGTTTTACAGTTTGCACTCCTGTGGACGCGGCTCTACTTGCCGATCATCTGGCCCGCGATAAAGACCATTTTTACCAAAATGATGAGATAATGGAAGAAACACAGTGGCTGGAACAGCTGCGCAAAATGACCCAAGAACCGTAA